A segment of the Pseudoalteromonas sp. DL-6 genome:
ATTATCCGTTATTTAAATTTAACCTTGAGCTTTATAAACACTGTGAGCCCAGCTCTACTAAAACAATCGATAGCGTTGCCATTATAGCCAGCTACCCTGTACAACAGCGATATTTAGACAGCATTGATTTTCAAGGCGAGGTTATTGAAGTAAAAAATAATACCACTCAGCTAAATTTACTGATCCAGCAAAAAGTACAAGCCGCATTACTGATTGATTTTGCAATGGCCAATAAAACTATTCCTCCCGCTTTAGGCTGCTATGAAAAGCAAGTGGTTGCTACCTACCCGCTATATCATTATTTACATAACAGCCATGCGAGTATTGTCCAGCAGCTAGAGGCTACACTTGAGAAGTTACACAACAACGGCACAGTCGCTAAACTCAGATCAAAATACAAGCTACAGTTTTAAAAATCAAAGCCTTGCTGCTGTGCTGGCGAAGCGGCTTGCGCAGCTTTATTTTTTTGCTGTAAATAACGTTTATAGCGTTGTTGGCATAAGCTCAACACTTTCTTTTTTTGCGCATTGGTTAACGAATTCCACGAAAATCGCTCATCGCGACTGCGATAGCATCCTTTGCAGTAACCCCGATTATTAACCAAGCAAATACCTTTACAAGGGCTAGGAATATCAAATATTTCAATTTGTTGCATAAAACCCTCCGGTATATAAAAGCATAGCTTGAGTATAGCGCTATTTTTGTGCAAAAAAAAAGCAGCAAATTAATTGCTGCTTTTATCTTAGCTGTTAATTAATGTTCACAGCTTTGTTCATCTACTTGTGTTTTTCTGTGATACGGTTTGGCGTACATCGCTAATACCAGAGGTCTTAATTCTTCTGGTACCTTTGCCAATCGCTCTGCAAACTGTGCTGCATCATTTTTATTTATTACCGCTTCAGTACAACCACCCGCAATGTAGTTGCCTGGGTGTAAGTAAAAAGAATCAATTATTTGTTTATCAATGGTTTTTGCCAATTCATCGGCACTGTCGCAATGCGATGTAATTGGTTGACCAAAGGATAAGTGCACATGCCCTTTGGCTGAACTAAAGCCTTCAACAATGCTGGCAATATCTTCACCCGCTGATTTCACATATTTACCATGATGCTGTTTATGGTAGAGCTCTTTTGCCTTGGCTATTGCACATGGCTCGTATTGATAAGAGATTGCAACAGGCACCACTTTTAGCTCTTTGATGTATTCGCCAAATTCTTTCTTTTGTTTGCGTCCATTTAGTTGCAGCATTTTTAACAGTGCGGGATCGGTTTGATCTACGCCATCTTTGGCACGGCCTTCTTTTTGAGCAATCCAAATAGAATGCCCACTGCTGAGTGAGTCATAAATGTAAGCCGATAACTGAGTAAGCGCTTTTAACATCTCTTTTGGCGCTTTGGCTGAGCGTTTTACAATAAAGCTTTTATTTAAACGCATAAGCTCAGTAATGTAAGGAATTTGCAGTAAGTTATCACCAATCGCAATTCTCACTGTTTTCATTTTATGCTGATAAAGGCCCCAATTAACCAATGCAGGGTCAAGTACAATGTCTCTGTGGTTTGAAACAAAAAGATAGGCTTGATTAGGGTCTAACGCCTCTAAGCCCGAAAAGGTTACGTTTGATGTGGTGCGCTTTACTAATTTATTTAAATAATGCGCAACTTCGTTTTGTACATCTTCAACTGTTTTAACTTTGCCCCACTTTTTACGCAACTGATGTTTTATTATAGCGCGTGCTAAAAACCCAACTGCGGATATAAAGCGTGGCAAATTATACTTTGCTATCACATCAAGAAACGCATTATCGTTAATTAATCGCGTTAATGAGGCGGCAACTTCATCGTCATTGTAAGGTCTTATATCTGCGTACTTATCTTCTAATTCAATCATTTACTGCATCTACAAAGTTAAAAACGGCGCGCGAAAACGCCCCGTTATGTCTGATTTTGATTATAACTCAAGCAAAAATACGAAACTAGCAATACTAAAGTTCGATTTACTGAGTTTTCATAGCGTTATAGTTTAGTACTAAGCATCATTGTCAGATTAACTGCTCATGTGTATAAACTATAGCTATTAATTATTAATTCAAATGGATAGACCTTACTAATAGCACTTTGTTCAAGTTAACTTAGCAAGGCAGTTGATCATAATAACATGCAAGTTAACCCTCAGTGGGCAGACCACATTTAAATATGGCTTTACACCTGCTAATGTGAACACAATAAGCTAAGTCTAAATAAATCCATAACATTCAATCAAATGATGATCTTTTATCTGCTTACAGAGGCTACTCCCTCTCTAACACATACACTTATTAGGACATACCGTGAAAATAACAATTCTTGATAACGCAACACTGGCAAACACCTCACTTGATGGTATTTCAGCACTTGGAGATCTCACCGTACATCAGCTAACTAGCCCTGAGCAAGTATTAGCGCATAGCCAAAATGCAGAGGTTTTAATCACTAACAAAGTGGTGATTAATCGTGACACGATGACGCAATTAAAATCGTTGAAACTCATTTGTGTTAGTGCAACGGGTACTAATAATGTTGATTTAAATGCCGCGAAAGACTTAGGCATTGCAGTTACTAATGTTGCCGGTTATTCAACCCCTTCTGTTGTTCAGCATACCTTTTCGTTGATCACTAACTTATTAGGTAATACTCATCGCTATCAAGCAGATTGTCAGCAAGGCGCATGGCAAAAAAGTGAGATGTTTTGCCGACTGGATTACAGCTTTAATGACCTTCAGGGCAAAACATTAGCCATTATTGGTGGTGGCACTTTAGGTAATGCAGTATCTAAAGTGGCTGAAGCGTTTGGCGCCAATGTGATTATTGCAGAGCGCAAAGGCGCAGCGTGTCGCAACGGACGCACCCCGTTTGAAACAGCAATAAAAACAGCGGATATTATTAGCGTTCACTGCCCACTTAATGATGAAACGCGCGACTTAATTACGCTTAATGAATTAAAAATGATGAAACCAACTGCGCTAATTATTAATACCGCACGCGGTGGGATTATCAATGAAGCTGACTTAGTTGAAGCATTAAAAGCCAATATTATTGCCGGTGCCGGCGTTGATGTGCTTACCAAAGAGCCCGCTGAGCTAACTAACCCTTTGGCTAATTATACCGGTGATAACTTACTACTTACTCCGCATATCGCGTGGGCGAGCACTGAATCTATCGTGCGTTTGGTAAAAGAAGTGAGTTTAAATATTGCAGCATTTAATCAACAAGAGACTCGTAACCGCTTGGTTTAATGCCGTAAAAGTAACTTAGTCAAAATTACTAAAAAGTGGCTTTTTAGATTTATATTTTAAAAAAGCCACTAACCCACTACGCACAACAAAATCAACCCATTGATTTTTAAAGATTTAAAAACTGGCTTAGTCTTTGCTATATTAATCTTAATTAATCATCTAGGGTAATAAAAAATGAAAAAAACACTTTTAATCGCTGCACTTACCGCTCCTTTTTTAACAGGTTGTGTAATCGCTGTATCAGATGGCGAAGCAGAGGGTCATTGGGCAGGTAATAGCTCTTCAGGTTGGCAGGCAACACATAAAAATAATCGTGAAATCATTTCAGGCTTGGCAATGGATAGCTCGTATCAGTCGGTATTAAACCAACTAAAAACACCTAACTTCACTGAATTATTAAAAAAACAGGATGATGTTTACCAAGTCTTGTTCTACGCAACACACAGCATTCATTCAGATGGAAAAATGACCAAAGATGAATGTACACCGCTCGTTTTCAAAAATGATAAATTAGTGGGTATTGGTAGTTCAGCGTTATTGATGCTGACAAATTAAGCCATCGCAAATACTATTGGGCGCTAATTTGATTGCGCCCTAATTTCTTGGCATTATATAAGCCTGAGTCAGCCTCTTCTAACAACGCTTTCTCGGTGTATGCTTGACTGCTCTCACTTGAGGCAATACCAATGCTAATAGTAATATGTGAAGCATTTAGCGATGCATTGTGTTCTATATTCAAATCATTAATGGCTTTACGTAATTTATTAGCAAACGCAATAGCACCTTGCTTATTGGTTTCTGGTAATACTGCTACAAACTCTTCTCCGCCATAGCGGGCAACAAAATCACTGCCGCGCTCACATTGCGCAGCTAACGTTTGCGCCACTGTTTTTAAACACTCATCGCCAGCACGATGACCGTAACAGTCGTTATAGCGCTTAAAGTGGTCAATATCGATAAGCAATACACACATGGAAGAGTTATTACGCTTACTTCTTCGCCACTCTCGCTCTAAATTTTCATCTAAATAACGTCTGTTCGGTATTTCTGTTAAACCGTCAATAGACGCAAGCATTTCTAATAAATCGTTTTTTTGCTTAATGAGTAATTGGTTGCGCACACGCACTTTAACAATTGAGGCACAAAATGGCTTAACAATGTAATCCATTGCGCCTAACTCTAAGCCTTTTGCTTCGTCTTCATGGGAGCTATTCGCTGAGATAAAAATAATGGGGATGGCATGGCTTAAACTGCTTTCTTTAAGTTCCACCAGCACGTCGTAACCATTCATGCCAGGCATCATGATGTCTAAAATAATTAAATCTACTTGTGTGTGCTTAACAAATGCCAACGCCTCTTCACCACTTGTCACTAAGTAAATCTCATGCTCATCACTTAAGGTTTTTTCTAAAATGATTCGGTTAAGCGCATCGTCATCTACGATTAATATTTTTGCTTTATTTATCATTGCTTACATCTAAACTTTTTATATAAATTTGCACTTGCTCTAACTGTATTATTAATTCTTTAATTGCAGCTGCGGCGTGCTCGCCGCCCGCTTTTAATACCTGCTCAGTGTGTTGAGCACACAATAATAATCGGTTAAAACCTAAATTTCCTGCTATCCCTTTTAAACTATGCACTAAGCGTACCATTTCAATACTAGGGTTGTTGTTTTGAAGCTCAGCTGAATATGACTCACTTAATGTCGCTAACTTGTCCAACATACTGTGCAGTACAGAGTGATCATCCTCAAACTGAGACAAAGCAAAGGCTTTATCAAAAAAACGAGGCGCTGTGATACCAAGACTAGCCATTGCTGTAAATAAAACTGGCGCAACCACAGGCTTAGTTAAATGTTTATTCATCCCACCATTGAGTGAACGCTCAATGTCGGCTGGTTCACTATGCGCAGTTAATGCAAAAATAGGCAATTGCTGGGCGTCAAACTGTTGGCGTATTATCTCAGTCGCTTGATAGCCATCAATATTGGGCATTTGAATATCCATTAAAACTAAGTCGGGGCGTAATACACTCACCAATTCAATCCCTGTTTGCGGGTCATTGGTCGTAACAATATTTACTCCGGCTTGACTCAGAATACTGCTAATAATATCGAGGTTCAATGGATTATCGTCTATCGCTAATACTAATATCCCTGCGACTTTATCACGTGGTTTTTGCGCTTTATTTTCAATTACCTTCGTTATTTTTTGCGAGCTTAAATTAAGTAATCGCTGTGCAAGTGCGCTTGAGGGTAAGAACTGGGTAATAAAAGAGTCATTTATTGGTGGCTGTTCGCCTTGGTTATCCGCAATTACAACAACTGAAATAGTAGCTGTGCGCAGTGTTGTTTTTATTTTTGGTGTTAAAAAGGCCGACAGCTCACACGCATCAATGATTATTGTGTGCGCTTGCAGCAAACATTCTGGTTCAGCGATTGCCCTATTAAGCGCTTGGTTATTAATAACAGGATGCGCTTTAATTACTTGATTAAGTAACGTACTTTTAGCGCTAGTAATAACTAATAACTTATTTTCATCACAGCCAAGCTTGCTAGTATCGGTCGCTAAATCGAGCGTGAAGTAAAAGTGGCAACCTTGTCCTTTATCGCTATTCAGTGAAATCTCCCCGCCCATTAATGCCACACTGTGTTTTACAATCGCCAGTCCTAAACCCACCCCTTGATGTTGACGAGTGGATGATTCATCGCCTTGGGTGAAGGCATCAAATAAACGGCGCTGATCGGCTTGAGCAATTCCCTCACCAGTATCTATAACTCCAAAACAGATACGCTGTAACTCATCACGGCTACTTGGCTGTAACTGCATTTTTAATGTCACGTTGCCTGCAGGAGTAAATTTAACGGCATTGGTTAATAAGTTACCCAACACTTGTTGCAAACGAATGGTGTCGCCAACTAAAAAGGGGGAAATATGTGGATCGATATCAATTTGTAGCTGTATCTGTTTAGCTTGGCATAAAGGCAAAATTAAGCTTTCGCAGGTATCAATCAAATCAACTAGGCATAATGGCGCTAATTGCAGCGTTGCTTCATTACTTTCAACACGCGCAAAATCAAGCATACTATTTAGCATTTGTAATAAATTATTGGCTGCATACGTCGCTTGGCTGGTCTGTTGCAATTGTCGCTGCGTTAATCCATGCTCTGCTAACATATCTAGTAACCCCAGTATGGCATTGAGGGGAGTACGTATTTCGTGGCTTAAATTAGCAATAAAGCGACTTTTAGCTAAAGTGGCTCGCTCTGCATCATCTTTGGCTTTAGTCAGCTCAGTAACATCTTGAATATGAATAACATAATATAGCGGCTGAGCATTCTCATTCCAAATTAATGACATGCTCAACTGCAACCAAGCATTTAATTGAGTGTGCGCAAAAGTTAAATGAAACACCTGTTTTTTGTTGTGTAGTAGTTGCTGCAGTAAGGCTTCGAGTTCTTGCCACTGCGTGTCACTAAATAGTGTATCAAACGGGGTATCTGTTAATTGATGATGTTTGGTAAACAGTTTCCGCGCGGCTTTATTAACCTGTAAAATAGCGTACTCAAGTGAAAGTAAAAACACCCCATTGGCAGCAAATTCAATGGCACTTCTAAATTTAGATTCCGACTCTTTTAACGCATATAGAGTATGTTGCTGCGCAGTAATATCGCGACCAATTCCCATTGTGCCTAGCAATTGGCGCTGTTCATCATAAAACGGAGCAATCGTTAACTGATAAGTTTGCTTAGCAACGTCTATACGCTGCTGAATTTGCATTTTATGCTGTAATGCTTGATGTTCCAGCAGCTTAATTTGCTCGTAGTTGTGACTAACACTGTGCACCTGTTGACCAATAAGTTCGCTTTGGCTCTTACCTATAAACTGCTCAAATGCTTTATTACAACCTAAAAAGGTGCCGTCTGTATTTTTAAAATATATAAAGTCAGGCACGCTGTTAAGTACTGTATTTAGCAGAGCTAAATGCCGCTCTTTTGCTTGGTCGCTATGTTTTAATTTTTCAGATTTGAGCTGCACCTGCTCATCTAACTTTTTATTAGCATTTTGCAATGAAATAACTAAACGTTCATTTTTCGCAAAAATAGCTTTCACCCTAGCAAACCAAGGTTGCCAATTTAATGGTATTTTGTAATTTAAATATCCCGAGTTGTCATCGTTATGATGTTCTAAGTAACGCATTAGCTCTGTCATAGGTCTGATAAATATACGCTTGCTTAACCAAAAAAAGACATAAAACATCAAGCATAAAAATAACGCTAATGAAATAAACTCCAACACCACTTCTTGCACAAGGCTGCTGGTCAGTGTTTGCTCATCAGCAAGAAATCCTAAATGAATCGGGGTCTGATCTGAGGGTTGAATTAAAAAAAGCGGTTCAGACAGGGTCGTAAGCTTTGGTGAGCGCGTATTAATTTGAGGCCAGTATGTCGAAAAATTTATTGCTTGGTTAATTGACTGCTGTGAACTGGCAATAATTTGATTTGCTTGATTAATAAAAACATACTCACCTTGCTTAGAGGTGATTTTGTTTAACCAGCCAGAGATGGCCTGCAAGTCATAAATTAAAATAATATAATCAGATGAATTTCGCTCACGCTGACGGCCAATCGCAAAATATGCTTTATTACCTAGATTAATGACTGCACTCGAAGCCAATTTCGCTGCTGACGGTAAGGGTTTAAAGTCGCCATTCAATAGCGGGGTAAATATATTATTTTGAGTATTGTCGCGCCGAGTTAAGTATGCAAACCCACGTTCATCAACATACGCAACAGAATGCAAAGATGAAAGCAGCGCTAAGGTGGTATTAAAAGAGGGTGCAAGCGATATTACCTGCTGCCACTGTAACAGTGCCGACTCAGAAGAACTAAACTGACCTTTACCTACAATTTCACCGTTTAAATGGTCAAATTGACGATAGTAGTAATGCTCATATTGGTTAATGTTTGCTGTGAGACTATGATTTTCTACAAGAAAAGTTTGCTTGTTATACATAGCAAACATTTCATCAAGCAAATCACTCATGGCTTGCATATCATGGTCAAGCTGCGCCGATAACGCACTAAAATCGGTGGTCTTTTTTGTTATTGCACGGTCCATTTTTATATCATAAAAATGCAAACACAAAAAAGAGGCCACCAATAAAGGGATTGCTAACGCCACAAAAACAGAGCGATGATAATGTTTTAGCGGTAAAAAATTCAACGACCTACCTAATTATTAGCTCAAAAATCAAACTGTAGACTATAGAGCCAAGGTGTTAAGCGCAAGTTATAAATTCTCCTCGGCAAACGACGCTAGTCGGCTTCTTACCACACCATTAAGATTAACAGTAGCGCCACCTTCAAAGTGCTTAAATCGCTCTACAATATAAGTAAGCCCTGAGGTAACTGCGGTTAAGTAATTACTGTCTATTTGTGCTAAATTTCCGGTACAAATAAGTTTAGTTCCTTCACCACAGCGGGTAATTATGGTTTTGAGCTGAGAAGCCGTTAAGTTTTGGCTTTCATCTAAAATCACCACCGCATTTTGAATGCTTCGCCCACGCATAAAGTTCACCGATTTAAACTGAACATTGGCTTTTTCCATAATGTAATTACGGCTTGAAACAGGGTTCTCATCTCCTTTATGTAGCACCTCTAAGGTATCAGTTATTGCAGCCAGCCAAGGCGCCATTTTCTCTTCCTCGGTGCCAGGTAAAAAGCCAATCGATTCTGCAATTTCAGGGGTATTACGGGTTACAATGACTTTATCGTAAATACCTTTTTCAATCACCATTTCCAGCGCACACGCAAGTGCCAGTAAGGTTTTACCACATCCCGCTGGGCCGGTTAAAATAACAAGCTCAATAGACGTGTCGAGTAAGGCATCAAGGGCCATTGCTTGGTAAATATTTTTTGGCTTTATTCCCCATGCACTTTGATGCATCAACCGCTCGGCACCAATATCTTTAATGGTAATATGCTCACCATCATACGATTTAACTCTAGCGGCAAACTGATCGCCATCATCAAGTAAATACTCATTACAAAACACATCTGGGATTAAATCTTTAGGGATATGATGAACTGTTTCACGCCCGTGTTGCTCAGTGTTACACTCGCCAACATGCTGCCAAAAATCACCAGTAATTTTTTTATAGCCGCTGGTAAGTAAGGCGATATCGTCAATAAGCTGATCGGTACGGTAATCTTCAACATATTTAAGCCCCGCCCCTTTGGCTTTTAAGCGCATGTTGATATCTTTAGTAACCAGTATGACTTTTTTATCACTGTGCTGATTTTGTAAGTGCACCGCGCAATTAATAATGCGGTGGTCGTTTTCATTGCCCGGTAAGCCAGAAATAGAATCGGCAAATAAATGGTCGTTTACAATCAGTAAGCTTCCTGTTAATCCGCCTTGTTTATTACTTGGTAGCGCAACCCCTTGTAACATTTGCTCGGGAGAGGCCTGGCTGAGCACCCCATCAAGTCCACGAATGGCCACTCGGGCATCGCGACTTACATCGTGTTTTCTATCTTTAATGTGATCAAGCTCTTCCAATACAGTCATTGGAATAACCACTTGGTGTTCTTGAAATGACAAATACGCGAGGGGTTCATGAAGCAATACATTGGTATCTAGCACATACATTTTACTATCAAGGTTCGAAGCTTTTTCCATAGCACTTTCCTTACGTTTTATGATTTTTATGCTATACCCAATAAACTAATCAGTGTGACTAATAAACTTGATTAATTACTTAGGTATAATTTGAGTTTAGTCTATTTGTCATAAAAGTCTGTTTTATGACAAATATCATTTAGTTTGAATTTCCTACAAAATCGGCGCACTAATCAGTGCTTATAGATAGGAATAATTCACACTTATAAAATTAATTAAAAGTCAGGCAAATAGCGCCTTGCAGTGGTGTTATCTAACAGGTAACATAGCCGCCTTTTTCTTCATAGACGAGACATACATGAATTTTTCCTTAGGTCAGCGTTGGATCAGTGATACAGAGTCAGATTTAGGATTGGGCACCGTTGTTGCCATTGATGGCCGCCAGGTCAGCATTTTATTTCCTGCCAGTGGTGAAAACCGTGTTTATTCTTCTGCAGAAGCTCCGGTAACCCGCGTAGCATTTAATCCTGGTGATGTGATCCGAAGCGTTGAGGAGTGGGAATTACAAGTTGAGTCAATTGAAGTACAAGGCGAATTACTGTGCTATCACGGTGAACGTATTGATAACGGTGAAAAAGTACAATTAAAAGAAACCTTTTTAGACCATTTTATTAAATTTAATAAACCACAAGACCGTTTATTTGCAGGCCAAGTAGACCGTTTTGACCGGTACACTTTGCGCTACCAAACTTGGTTACATCAATTTGAACGCCAACAGTCACCTATTAAAGGTTTAATTGGCCAACGTGCCAACCTTATTCCGCATCAGCTTTATATTGCTCAAGAAGTAGGTAAACGTTTTGCGCCACGTGTATTACTTTCTGATGAAGTCGGTTTGGGTAAAACCATCGAAGCTGGCATGATTTTACATCAACAAATTATTACTGGTCGCGCCAGCCGTGTGCTTATTGTGGTACCTGAGAACTTGCAGCACCAATGGTTAGTAGAAATGCTACGCCGTTTTAATTTACGTTTTTCTATTTTTGATGAAGAGCGCTGCGACGAAGCGTTTGCTGATTCACCTAACGTATTTGATACCGAGCAACTGGTGCTTACCAGCCTTGAGTTTTTAACTAAGAAAAAACGTTGGTTTGAACAAGCTACGTTGGCCGACTGGGACTTATTAGTCATTGATGAAGCCCATCATTTAAGCATTAACAACAATAAACCCAGCGCCGAATACCAACGTATGGCTGAGCTGAGCCAAGACATTCCGGGGTTAATTTTATTAACAGCAACGCCAGACCAACTGGGTCATCGTAGCCACTTTGCACGCTTACAACTGCTCGATCCAGATCGCTTTTACGACTACGACGTATTTAAAGAAGAAGAAGCAAACTACAAAGATGTAGCCGAAGCTGCTAACCAACTACTGCAAGAGCAAGCATTAGATGATAACGCTAAAGCAACCTTGATTGAGCTATTAAAAGAAACGGATATCACCGATATTCTTGAAACAGCACAACAAGGCGACCTTGAAGCACGTAAAGAAATTTTAAATATGCTTTTAGACCGTCACGGTACTGGGCGCATCTTATTTAGAAATAGTCGCAGTGGTATTGATGGTTACCCAAGTCGTAAATTACACGCCTACCCTATGGCTTTACCTAAGCAATACAAAACAGCAATGACTGTACTAGGTAATATGAGCGGCATTCAAAATGCTGAACTCAGTGCGCAACGTGCACTTTTCCCTGAAAAAATATTTCAAGAGTTTGAAGGTGAAAGCGCCAGCTGGGGTTTATTTGACCCCCGTGTCGATTGGCTAATCGAAACGCTAAAAACACTCAAACGTGAAAAAGTACTTCTTATTTGTGCTAAAGCCGAAACAGCAATCAGCCTTGAGCAAATATTACGTGAACGCGAAGCAATTAAAGCCTCTGTGTTCCATGAAGGTATGTCGATAATTGAACGTGACCGCGCCGCCGCATTCTTTGCCGATGAATACGATAATGCTCAAATATTACTGTGTTCAGAAATTGGTTCAGAAGGCCGTAACTTCCAATTCTCACACCACTTAGTGTTGTTTGATTTACCACTGAACCCAGATTTACTTGAGCAACGTATTGGTCGCTTAGACCGTATAGGACAAACACAAGATGTAAACATTCATGTGCCTTACTTTGAGAACACGGCACAGGAAGTATTATTGCGTTGGTACAATGAAGGCCTAGATGCATTTGAAAGCACTTCAACCACAGGGCAGTTATTGTATAAAGAGTTTAGCGAAGATTTACTTGAGTACATTGCAGCTCATAACTGTGACGAAGACGAGCTAGACCCATTACTTGAGCAAGTGGCACAAAAGAATGCAGTATTACGTAAGCAAATGGAAAGTGGTCGAGATCGCCTACTAGAACTGCATTCATCAGGGCAAGGCGCTGCTGATTCACTTGTGGCTGACATTGAAAAACTCGATAATCAGTTTGAGCTACCAAGTTACATGATCAATGTGTTCGACACCTTTGGTGTAAGCCAAGAAGATAAAGGTGAAAACACCATAATTTTAAAGCCCACTGAGCATATGCTTAATGCCTCATTCCCAGCTTTAAAAGAAGATGGCATGACGGTGACCTTTGACCGTGATACTGCTCTTTCGCAAGAAGATGTGCACTTTATTAGCTGGGATCATCCTATGGTGCAAGGCACTATGGACATGATTTGCGATGATGACTTTGGTAGTGCGTCAGTGGCGTTACTTAAAAATAAAAAGTTACCACCAGGAACATTCTTTGTTGAGCTAATATTTGTTGCCGAAGCAATGGCACCAAAAGTACTGCAAGTGGGCCGCTTTTTACCGCCTACGCCTATTCGTATTTTACTCGATAAGAGCAGTAATAACTTAGGCGAAAACGTTGGCTTTGATGGCTTTAATCAACAGTTATCTGCGGTAGGCCGTCAAACAGCAAGTAAATTAGCCGGAGCATTACAAAGTGCGGTTCATCCGATGATCAACACAGCAAAAGACATGGCGCAACAAAAGCTAGATGTTATTCGTGCAGAGTCATTAGCTAAAATGCAAACATCGTTGAGTGAAGAGCAGCAGCGTTTAGAGGCACTTAAACAAATAAACCCAAATATTCGCCAAGAAGAAATTACTTTTTACGATAAACAACGCAATGAGCTAACCGCACATATTGAAAAAGCGCAGTTAAAACTCGATGCCATTCGTTTAATTGTGGTTTCTCACTAAGGGATCTAGCTTTGAGCTATAAGCTGTCAGTCGTTAGTTAAAGATTAACTAGCGTGTGTATTGAAAAAAGCGCGATATTTATATCGCGCTTTTTACTTGAGCCTTTGCGCTCGCTCCACTAAAATAGCGCACTTCAAAATCACTGAGGTCTGCCGTGTTAGTTAATTACAATCCCCCTATGAGCCCGTATTTAACTATACTGTTTCAAGACGATGATTTACTTATTGTAAATAAGCCCAGCGAGTTACTCACCGTACCAGGTAAAGACCCAAAACATGCCGATAGCTTAATTAATCGCGTCAACCGTGTTTTTCCTACGGCTAAAATTGTTCACCGTTTAGATATGGCTACCTCAGGGATACTTTGCTTGGCAATGAACAAAGCCGCTCACCGCCATTTAAGTATGCAATTTCAAGAGCG
Coding sequences within it:
- a CDS encoding PAS domain-containing hybrid sensor histidine kinase/response regulator, whose protein sequence is MDRAITKKTTDFSALSAQLDHDMQAMSDLLDEMFAMYNKQTFLVENHSLTANINQYEHYYYRQFDHLNGEIVGKGQFSSSESALLQWQQVISLAPSFNTTLALLSSLHSVAYVDERGFAYLTRRDNTQNNIFTPLLNGDFKPLPSAAKLASSAVINLGNKAYFAIGRQRERNSSDYIILIYDLQAISGWLNKITSKQGEYVFINQANQIIASSQQSINQAINFSTYWPQINTRSPKLTTLSEPLFLIQPSDQTPIHLGFLADEQTLTSSLVQEVVLEFISLALFLCLMFYVFFWLSKRIFIRPMTELMRYLEHHNDDNSGYLNYKIPLNWQPWFARVKAIFAKNERLVISLQNANKKLDEQVQLKSEKLKHSDQAKERHLALLNTVLNSVPDFIYFKNTDGTFLGCNKAFEQFIGKSQSELIGQQVHSVSHNYEQIKLLEHQALQHKMQIQQRIDVAKQTYQLTIAPFYDEQRQLLGTMGIGRDITAQQHTLYALKESESKFRSAIEFAANGVFLLSLEYAILQVNKAARKLFTKHHQLTDTPFDTLFSDTQWQELEALLQQLLHNKKQVFHLTFAHTQLNAWLQLSMSLIWNENAQPLYYVIHIQDVTELTKAKDDAERATLAKSRFIANLSHEIRTPLNAILGLLDMLAEHGLTQRQLQQTSQATYAANNLLQMLNSMLDFARVESNEATLQLAPLCLVDLIDTCESLILPLCQAKQIQLQIDIDPHISPFLVGDTIRLQQVLGNLLTNAVKFTPAGNVTLKMQLQPSSRDELQRICFGVIDTGEGIAQADQRRLFDAFTQGDESSTRQHQGVGLGLAIVKHSVALMGGEISLNSDKGQGCHFYFTLDLATDTSKLGCDENKLLVITSAKSTLLNQVIKAHPVINNQALNRAIAEPECLLQAHTIIIDACELSAFLTPKIKTTLRTATISVVVIADNQGEQPPINDSFITQFLPSSALAQRLLNLSSQKITKVIENKAQKPRDKVAGILVLAIDDNPLNLDIISSILSQAGVNIVTTNDPQTGIELVSVLRPDLVLMDIQMPNIDGYQATEIIRQQFDAQQLPIFALTAHSEPADIERSLNGGMNKHLTKPVVAPVLFTAMASLGITAPRFFDKAFALSQFEDDHSVLHSMLDKLATLSESYSAELQNNNPSIEMVRLVHSLKGIAGNLGFNRLLLCAQHTEQVLKAGGEHAAAAIKELIIQLEQVQIYIKSLDVSNDK
- a CDS encoding PhoH family protein yields the protein MEKASNLDSKMYVLDTNVLLHEPLAYLSFQEHQVVIPMTVLEELDHIKDRKHDVSRDARVAIRGLDGVLSQASPEQMLQGVALPSNKQGGLTGSLLIVNDHLFADSISGLPGNENDHRIINCAVHLQNQHSDKKVILVTKDINMRLKAKGAGLKYVEDYRTDQLIDDIALLTSGYKKITGDFWQHVGECNTEQHGRETVHHIPKDLIPDVFCNEYLLDDGDQFAARVKSYDGEHITIKDIGAERLMHQSAWGIKPKNIYQAMALDALLDTSIELVILTGPAGCGKTLLALACALEMVIEKGIYDKVIVTRNTPEIAESIGFLPGTEEEKMAPWLAAITDTLEVLHKGDENPVSSRNYIMEKANVQFKSVNFMRGRSIQNAVVILDESQNLTASQLKTIITRCGEGTKLICTGNLAQIDSNYLTAVTSGLTYIVERFKHFEGGATVNLNGVVRSRLASFAEENL